The following coding sequences lie in one Apium graveolens cultivar Ventura chromosome 1, ASM990537v1, whole genome shotgun sequence genomic window:
- the LOC141673817 gene encoding uncharacterized protein LOC141673817, which yields MYNCYVTSSVSVRCKGSFSYSYVDDYSCDNRCYVNQSLVANSCCCGACCGASSLYRVPVSNAFLCGQRQSSLIQFAPSRRLVLGGLNTGFLRLPVCDFSGNVGFRKSCGFGGFSRVPVCDDGRSGDYRKRRVFEERGFVGRLGKGMYGCNVDDAEVILDLLTEEVDEECLGVRKRNVRRVRLEEIEDGERGSSSSFVKRRTKDVKSGVRKGILKREEEFLKLQSREEDAREKEERRREKRESFSRGERRSRLMSESDTRQTEGRRQGSRETFSRGESRSSLRSESDARQKEERRQESRETIFGGDSRSRLRSQSSGGTSYYSVSDSGEFEDERKVQAKHVGFVGESSSGHGRDHRESSYDREVTEDVYRKRVYDEEQKVFLDKGYDSNSLYSEAGGVDYNLRKKSEKKLDAELIEQTKYRNNSRLSDFRESGNEKSFDVLKQYDNRKEMSSSVENVDATRQQYRHTNQQVGVLPESRTKYKQFSEFPDIHDTAVQTASVSQIQYSGKKEGLHGSSNFVQNTAREQLITDSLLTREEEYRRDYQRHDKSSEIQEINREALISQRQSETRMKNLRDDETLVPISVDNSIEQHGQAGQHKTIQIGSSGEIQQPTGISNTQNINIQNTFISQNKSDSRIRIESLESEGTSYPEATRRTGSMKEPQSFPSQTDAEVASSSGRRRGSQERYSPVVKLDDKSKYNLIDDRVMRRGAPRETQRPTKMTSSRVEMSKETFNSSSSFRLGSQVDLDPSNNTSSSSTARARQPTGWHGTDDSHSENFGSGSSTIYMPALDNSPDTQHEVLGGSRSGTHNSMVKSLTHEDAIGSAARMQRSSTEFVGDFVDELRHEVSTSEVKKERTNQGKLVHESESNKQKGSGLHSSGDYEQKDHDPMDMSQGSGAKGPSDEMWDVTGPSIQEFSKTEDLPEVTTTSETSGVKRSGRSMWNVISDIVRLRWASNSETNNLRAGGKSSSGQSTSTDAWFSGHEPDENNDENNTQGRETVLQESSSVDQKQYGGFHALNQGELFGFKRSKDKIEVAESGVPFSSVNESVSSQGNLSLDVKETVGKHSEGTSGIVKPESAPMMPSKSMKASPPAVHEISEPESLLPLHASSARTYPHIVQEVSEPKSSLPLPAMRMRRSTPVVQEISEAGEADASGGGTVALSAQQGSINVTESSVSEGRTGEMKQKKFQRTNQVLRDRSTPTAQEISEAGKENASGSGTIGLSGQSGSGDATEILISEGKTGEMKQRKFQRAKQVLKDRFDEWEEAYIFETEQRKNDETFMREALIEAKKAADVWEVPVGAVLVQHGKIIARGYNLVEELRDSTAHAEMICIREASNILRSWRLADTTLYVTLEPCPMCAGAILQARIDTIVWGAPNKLLGADGSWIRLFPGGGEGHSVSETADKAATPVHPFHPNIKLRRGVLASECSDVMQQFFQLRRKKKDKKPDKKPDSPTETPPPSCLPISTRPSKLLTKMHDAFHIMFCL from the exons atGTATAATTGTTATGTTACTTCAAGTGTATCAGTTAGATGTAAAGGGTCTTTTTCATATTCATATGTTGATGATTATAGTTGTGATAATAGATGTTATGTTAATCAGAGTTTAGTTGCAAATTCATGTTGTTGTGGTGCTTGTTGTGGTGCTAGTTCTTTGTATAGAGTGCCTGTAAGTAATGCATTTTTGTGTGGTCAGAGACAGTCTAGTTTGATTCAGTTTGCACCTAGTAGGAGGTTGGTTTTAGGGGGATTGAATACGGGGTTTTTGCGATTGCCCGTGTGTGATTTTAGTGGGAATGTGGGGTTTAGGAAGAGTTGTGGTTTTGGGGGTTTTTCGAGGGTGCCCGTGTGTGATGATGGGAGAAGTGGTGATTATCGAAAGAGGCGTGTTTTTGAGGAGAGGGGTTTTGTTGGTAGGTTAGGGAAGGGGATGTATGGGTGTAATGTGGATGATGCAGAAGTTATACTTGACTTGTTGACGGAGGAAGTTGATGAGGAGTGTTTAGGTGTTAGGAAGAGGAATGTTAGGAGGGTGCGGTTGGAAGAAATTGAAGACGGAGAGAGGGGAAGTAGTTCTTCTTTTGTTAAGAGGCGAACGAAAGATGTTAAATCAGGTGTACGTAAGGGTATTTTGAAACGTGAGGAGGAATTTTTGAAGTTGCAGTCTAGGGAGGAAGATGCGAGGGAGAAAGAGGAGAGGAGGAGAGAAAAGAGGGAAAGTTTTTCTAGGGGTGAGAGGCGGAGTAGGTTAATGAGTGAGAGTGATACGAGACAGACAGAAGGTAGGAGGCAAGGGAGTAGGGAAACTTTTTCTAGGGGTGAGAGTCGTAGTAGTTTAAGGAGTGAGAGCGATGCAAGACAGAAAGAAGAAAGGAGGCAAGAGAGTAGGGAAACGATTTTTGGAGGTGACAGTCGTAGTAGGCTAAGGAGTCAAAGTTCTGGAGGTACATCTTATTATTCAGTGTCTGATTCAGGCGAGTTTGAGGATGAAAGAAAAGTTCAGGCCAAGCATGTTGGCTTTGTGGGAGAATCATCAAGTGGGCATGGGAGGGATCACCGGGAAAGTAGTTATGATAGGGAAGTCACTGAGGATGTTTATAGAAAAAGGGTTTATGATGAGGAACAGAAGGTCTTCTTGGATAAGGGATATGATTCAAACAGCTTGTACTCAGAAGCGGGTGGTGTTGATTATAATTTGAGAAAAAAGTCTGAGAAGAAGCTTGATGCAGAGTTGATTGAACAGACCAAGTATCGGAATAATTCAAGATTATCGGATTTCCGTGAAAGTGGTAATGAAAAATCTTTCGATGTGCTTAAGCAATATGATAACAGAAAAGAAATGTCAAGTTCAGTTGAGAATGTTGATGCAACAAGGCAGCAATATAGACACACAAATCAACAAGTAGGTGTACTTCCCGAGTCGAgaacaaaatataaacagttttCCGAGTTCCCAGACATCCATGATACTGCTGTTCAAACAGCTTCTGTCTCCCAAATCCAGTATAGTGGCAAGAAAGAAGGCTTACatggatcttcaaattttgttcAGAATACAGCTAGGGAACAGCTTATAACAGATAGCCTTCTTACCAGAGAAGAAGAGTATAGAAGGGATTACCAGAGACATGATAAGTCATCAGAAATTCAAGAAATTAATAGAGAGGCCTTGATTTCACAGCGACAATCTGAAACCAGAATGAAGAACCTGAGAGATGATGAAACTTTGGTTCCAATATCAGTTGATAATTCTATCGAGCAACATGGCCAAGCAGGTCAGCATAAAACCATCCAAATTGGATCAAGTGGAGAAATTCAACAGCCGACGGGAATATCAAATACCCAAAACATCaatattcaaaacactttcaTTTCACAGAATAAATCTGACAGTAGAATAAGGATAGAAAGTTTAGAGTCTGAAGGAACTTCATATCCAGAAGCTACTAGAAGAACAGGATCTATGAAGGAACCCCAAAGCTTTCCAAGTCAGACTGATGCTGAAGTAGCTTCTAGTTCTGGAAGGCGAAGAGGTAGTCAAGAAAGGTATTCCCCAGTTGTAAAACTGGATGACAAATCCAAGTATAATCTTATTGATGACAGGGTCATGCGCAGAGGAGCACCAAGAGAGACCCAGCGGCCTACTAAGATGACAAGTTCTCGTGTCGAGATGTCAAAAGAGACATTTAATTCAAGCTCATCATTCAGATTAGGCTCTCAGGTTGATTTGGATCCAAGTAATAACACAAGCTCAAGTTCAACAGCTAGAGCTCGACAGCCAACTGGTTGGCATGGAACTGATGATTCTCATAGCGAAAATTTTGGAAGTGGCTCTAGTACAATATACATGCCAGCGTTAGATAATTCTCCAGATACGCAGCATGAAGTTCTTGGTGGATCTAGAAGTGGGACTCATAACAGTATGGTAAAGTCTCTCACTCATGAAGATGCTATAGGTTCAGCAGCTCGAATGCAACGATCCTCTACGGAGTTTGTCGGTGACTTTGTTGATGAGTTAAGGCATGAAGTTTCCACTTCCGAAGTCAAGAAGGAGAGAACTAATCAAGGAAAGTTGGTGCATGAGAGTGAGTCAAATAAACAAAAAGGCTCTGGCCTACATAGTTCTGGTGATTATGAACAAAAAGACCATGATCCTATGGACATGTCTCAGGGATCTGGAGCCAAAGGGCCTTCTGATGAGATGTGGGATGTTACTGGTCCATCTATACAGGAATTTAGCAAAACAGAAGATTTGCCAGAGGTCACAACTACGTCTGAAACAAGTGGTGTTAAGAGGAGTGGCAGGTCCATGTGGAATGTGATATCAGATATAGTTCGACTGCGCTGGGCTTCAAATTCCGAAACCAATAACTTGAGGGCTGGTGGAAAAAGTTCATCAGGTCAGTCTACAAGCACCGATGCATGGTTTTCTGGTCACGAACCAGATGAAAATAATGATGAGAACAATACTCAGGGAAGAGAAACTGTACTGCAAGAGTCCTCTTCTGTTGACCAGAAACAGTATGGAGGATTTCATGCTCTTAATCAAGGGGAACTGTTCGGCTTTAAGAGATCGAAGGACAAGATAGAGGTTGCGGAATCAGGTGTTCCATTTTCTTCAGTTAACGAGAGTGTCTCATCCCAAGGAAATTTGTCACTTGATGTTAAAGAAACTGTTGGAAAACATTCTGAAGGTACTTCTGGAATAGTGAAACCAGAATCAGCACCTATGATGCCTTCTAAAAGCATGAAAGCGTCTCCTCCCGCAGTACACGAAATCTCAGAACCTGAATCATTACTTCCATTGCATGCTAGCAGCGCGAGAACGTATCCCCATATTGTACAGGAAGTCTCAGAACCCAAGTCATCACTTCCATTGCCTGCTATGCGCATGAGAAGGTCTACCCCTGTTGTACAAGAAATTTCAGAAGCTGGTGAAGCTGATGCCTCAGGCGGAGGTACAGTTGCTCTTTCAGCGCAACAAGGTTCCATCAATGTGACTGAGAGTTCAGTCTCCGAGGGTAGGACTGGAGAAATGAAACAAAAGAAATTTCAGAGGACCAATCAAGTTCTGAGAGATAGGTCTACCCCTACTGCACAAGAAATCTCAGAAGCTGGCAAAGAGAATGCATCAGGCAGTGGTACAATAGGTCTGTCCGGCCAATCAGGTTCTGGAGATGCGACTGAAATTTTAATATCTGAGGGTAAGACTGGAGAAATGAAACAAAGGAAATTTCAAAGGGCCAAACAAGTTCTGAAAGATAGATTTGATGAATGGGAAGAGGCTTATATATTTGAAACTGAACAGCGGAAAAATGATGAAACATTCATGAGGGAAGCATTGATTGAAGCCAAAAAAGCTGCTGATGTTTGGGAGGTGCCTGTTGGTGCTGTTCTGGTACAACATGGGAAAATCATTGCTCGTGGTTACAATTT AGTAGAAGAGTTGCGTGATTCCACTGCTCATGCTGAGATGATTTGTATTCGAGAAGCTTCGAACATACTTCGATCATGGAGGCTTGCG